The Nitrospirota bacterium genome contains a region encoding:
- a CDS encoding sensor domain-containing diguanylate cyclase yields MNSKSTAQIDLFSINRWYILPRLIITPILTILALVYYKSADLPAGSVQLVILGIMGMVINYPFYLWLQTKKHLGRLAFYQQLVDIILIIVGIWITGGSRSPFIFALLFPIIDAGLRSPIAVLELTLITGFFYTGMLVFESSIRSINYLVTVIHIAILSMIAFQATYFSKKLKEKTIALTESNILLKDRIKEKTKGLANLLYDVEREKREWEKTFESIQDPLIIQDMEYNILKANIATIKTFGFPADVIGKKCYKIFRRLEQPCIDCPLGGIKGIDVPINTPKFGGYTGMHFDITAYPLIDDNGGIVSIVRHLKNVTENIHLTRMTITDELTGLFNYRYLNLRLKEEFSVAERYNTSLSLVMFDVDNFKVLNDNFGHQYGDAALKRIGETIKGQVRRSDIVGRYGGDEFYIIMPHTGGEDAFHIAMKISEEIQKLGFHGMSDEVRLTVSGGISFYPGVGVSDMECMIKYADTALYDAKRLGGNKVIAFPPVTEKVN; encoded by the coding sequence TTGAATAGTAAAAGTACAGCACAGATTGACCTTTTTAGCATTAACAGATGGTATATATTACCGAGGCTCATAATTACGCCGATTCTTACCATCCTTGCGCTGGTCTATTATAAAAGTGCAGACCTTCCCGCAGGATCTGTTCAGCTCGTTATACTTGGGATCATGGGTATGGTTATAAACTATCCATTTTACCTCTGGCTTCAGACAAAAAAGCACCTTGGACGCCTTGCTTTTTATCAACAGCTTGTTGACATAATACTTATCATAGTAGGAATATGGATTACAGGCGGCAGCAGGAGCCCTTTTATTTTTGCCCTTCTTTTTCCAATAATAGATGCCGGACTCAGGTCCCCGATAGCGGTCCTTGAGCTAACACTTATTACAGGGTTCTTTTACACAGGGATGCTGGTGTTTGAAAGCTCTATCAGGAGTATCAATTATCTCGTAACTGTAATACATATTGCTATTCTCTCTATGATTGCATTTCAGGCTACTTATTTCAGCAAAAAACTGAAAGAAAAGACAATTGCCCTTACTGAGTCCAATATATTACTTAAAGACAGGATTAAAGAGAAGACAAAAGGGCTTGCAAATCTCCTTTATGACGTAGAGAGAGAAAAGAGAGAATGGGAGAAGACTTTTGAATCGATTCAAGACCCTTTAATAATCCAGGATATGGAATACAACATACTGAAAGCTAACATCGCTACAATTAAGACCTTCGGGTTTCCAGCAGATGTTATAGGGAAGAAGTGCTATAAGATATTCAGGCGTTTAGAACAACCCTGCATTGACTGCCCTCTGGGTGGCATAAAGGGAATAGATGTTCCGATAAACACCCCGAAATTTGGCGGGTATACAGGCATGCATTTCGATATAACGGCTTATCCGTTAATAGACGACAATGGAGGAATTGTCTCGATTGTTAGGCATCTGAAAAATGTGACTGAAAATATACATCTTACCAGGATGACGATAACAGATGAACTAACAGGCCTTTTTAATTACAGGTATCTGAACCTGAGGCTAAAAGAGGAGTTTTCTGTTGCAGAGCGCTATAATACCAGCCTCTCCCTTGTAATGTTTGATGTCGATAATTTTAAAGTTCTTAATGATAATTTTGGTCATCAGTATGGCGACGCTGCTTTAAAGAGAATAGGTGAGACAATAAAGGGACAGGTCCGTCGCTCTGACATTGTAGGGAGATATGGAGGAGATGAATTCTATATAATAATGCCCCACACCGGGGGTGAAGATGCCTTTCATATTGCAATGAAAATTTCAGAAGAAATACAGAAACTGGGATTTCATGGCATGTCCGATGAAGTAAGACTTACAGTCAGTGGAGGAATAAGTTTTTACCCGGGCGTTGGTGTATCAGATATGGAGTGTATGATCAAATACGCAGATACAGCGCTTTACGATGCTAAGAGGTTAGGGGGCAATAAAGTAATCGCCTTTCCACCTGTAACAGAGAAGGTGAATTAG
- the alr gene encoding alanine racemase has translation MEAKHLLLNPTFAEVKLKALSNNLRIVKKLTRGKAILSVVKASAYGHGAVTVSKHLIKEGVSALAVAFLSEAIELRNSGIKAPIVVLFDYENAKAVVRHRLTPVIYSISAARELSKEALRNNLQIPVHIKIDTGMGRLGFKPDEAVKKNIDINSMQGLRTEGIMSHFSDAVLHDKIYAEKQLGIFKKIVRELKKIGIKFKFTHIANSAAILSFPESHLNMVRPGLMLYGYSPFDNNVEDSHRERLMPALSLKSKILFLKRVSAGTPISYGRTFITGRNSLIATIPIGYADGYSRSLSNQGEVLIRGKRAPVVGRVCMDLTMVDVTHIKEVNEGDEVVIIGKQGNQTLSASEITSKTGTITYEVLTSIGSRIPRVYISG, from the coding sequence TTGGAGGCAAAACATCTCTTGCTCAACCCAACTTTTGCCGAGGTTAAACTAAAAGCCCTTTCTAATAACCTGAGAATAGTAAAAAAACTTACACGCGGCAAAGCAATCCTGTCAGTTGTGAAGGCATCGGCCTATGGACATGGGGCTGTCACAGTCTCAAAACACCTGATAAAAGAAGGCGTCTCAGCCCTTGCAGTGGCTTTTCTCAGCGAAGCAATTGAACTGAGAAACAGTGGTATTAAAGCCCCTATCGTTGTGCTCTTCGACTATGAAAATGCTAAGGCAGTTGTCAGGCACAGACTCACGCCTGTTATTTACAGCATATCTGCTGCGAGAGAACTTTCAAAAGAAGCCCTCAGGAATAATCTTCAAATCCCTGTCCACATAAAGATCGACACAGGTATGGGCCGCCTCGGATTTAAACCAGATGAAGCAGTGAAAAAAAACATTGACATTAACAGTATGCAGGGACTTAGAACTGAAGGCATTATGAGCCATTTTTCAGATGCAGTCCTGCACGATAAGATTTATGCTGAGAAACAGTTAGGCATCTTCAAAAAAATAGTCAGGGAATTAAAAAAAATCGGGATAAAGTTTAAATTTACCCATATAGCCAACAGTGCAGCCATTCTATCTTTCCCGGAGTCCCATCTGAACATGGTAAGGCCAGGCCTGATGCTTTATGGTTACAGCCCTTTTGATAACAATGTCGAAGACTCGCACCGAGAAAGACTAATGCCTGCCCTTTCTTTAAAAAGCAAAATTCTGTTCTTAAAAAGAGTGTCGGCTGGTACCCCCATCAGCTACGGCCGGACTTTCATCACAGGAAGAAACAGCCTTATAGCTACCATCCCTATTGGTTACGCTGACGGCTACAGCAGGAGCCTTTCCAATCAGGGCGAGGTCCTGATAAGAGGTAAAAGGGCGCCTGTTGTTGGCAGGGTATGCATGGACCTTACGATGGTTGATGTTACTCATATAAAAGAAGTAAATGAGGGAGATGAAGTTGTAATTATTGGTAAACAGGGCAATCAAACACTCTCAGCATCTGAAATTACCTCAAAAACCGGCACCATTACCTATGAGGTTTTAACATCTATCGGTTCAAGGATACCGAGGGTTTACATATCGGGCTAA
- a CDS encoding twin-arginine translocase TatA/TatE family subunit, with product MFGLGMTELIIILVIVLVIFGASRLPEIGKGLGAAIKNFKKATSEPPEIDVTPKKPVEKEEGEKKKEG from the coding sequence ATGTTTGGTCTTGGGATGACAGAGCTAATAATAATTCTGGTAATCGTGCTTGTAATCTTTGGAGCGTCGAGGCTTCCTGAGATTGGCAAAGGACTTGGAGCAGCCATAAAAAACTTCAAGAAAGCTACATCGGAGCCGCCAGAAATAGACGTTACGCCTAAAAAGCCCGTGGAGAAGGAAGAAGGGGAAAAGAAAAAGGAAGGATAG
- a CDS encoding molybdenum cofactor guanylyltransferase, translated as MNKLVKGFTGVILAGGENKRMPLLKAFIEINGEKIIERNLKIMKNLFREIFIITNTPELYVYLGVPMLGDIYPLKGPMAGIFTSLINSRNPWVFISACDMPFINKELILYMTSKTGNCDAVVPEFRKNIEPLFALYSKRLADDMEKAILNNKTGLQDFLRQKRVKYITKGEIKSFDPDERSFINLNTPEDIQREKGGKECLVLG; from the coding sequence ATGAATAAATTGGTAAAGGGTTTTACAGGAGTAATCCTCGCAGGAGGCGAAAATAAAAGAATGCCGCTACTTAAGGCCTTTATAGAGATAAATGGAGAAAAAATTATTGAGAGAAACCTTAAGATCATGAAAAACTTATTTAGAGAAATTTTTATCATTACAAATACTCCTGAATTATATGTTTACCTTGGTGTGCCGATGCTTGGAGATATTTACCCTTTAAAGGGCCCAATGGCAGGCATCTTTACTTCCCTGATAAATTCCAGAAACCCATGGGTATTTATATCTGCATGCGACATGCCCTTTATAAATAAAGAATTAATTCTTTACATGACATCAAAAACAGGCAACTGTGATGCTGTGGTACCGGAATTCAGAAAAAACATAGAGCCACTTTTTGCGCTTTATTCAAAACGACTTGCAGATGATATGGAGAAGGCTATTTTAAATAATAAAACCGGACTTCAGGACTTTTTACGCCAAAAAAGGGTAAAATATATTACAAAAGGGGAAATAAAAAGCTTTGATCCTGATGAAAGGTCTTTCATAAATCTCAATACCCCTGAGGATATCCAGAGGGAAAAAGGAGGAAAGGAATGTTTGGTCTTGGGATGA
- a CDS encoding histidine--tRNA ligase, with the protein MRFKSLKGVQDILPSEIELWQHIEETSRKVFHSYGYKELRIPIIETTDIFIRSIGETTDIVEKEMYTFTDKGGRSITLRPEGTAPLVRAFIEHHLYNQSPPQKFYYSGPMFRYERPQAGRLRQFYQIGVEALGTEDPKLDAEVLSMLKLLLQRLDLKGLSFEINSIGCIVCRPDYRTSLKGFLKNKLHLFCGDCQKRYEINPMRVLDCKVHSCIDARGGVPRITEYLCDDCREHFESVKKHLNTLRIPYSINPDMVRGLDYYTKTTFEVTASSLGAQKAVAAGGRYDGLVEDFGGPSTPGIGFALGMERIVSLLKDGLRKIEPSPLFIASHGKEASEAALTLAEGLRSKGLVVEISYEDASLRSQLRKADNIGAKYVLILGEEELKKGKIILRDMETKKQKEIPIKEIDKFLSGSYE; encoded by the coding sequence GTGAGGTTTAAGTCCTTAAAAGGGGTTCAGGACATCCTTCCATCCGAGATAGAGTTATGGCAACACATAGAGGAGACCTCAAGAAAAGTCTTCCATAGCTATGGTTACAAAGAACTCAGAATACCCATCATAGAGACAACCGATATCTTTATCAGGAGTATTGGAGAGACCACAGACATAGTAGAAAAAGAGATGTATACCTTCACAGACAAAGGGGGCCGTAGCATTACCCTGAGGCCTGAAGGCACCGCACCCCTTGTCAGGGCATTTATAGAACATCACCTTTATAACCAGAGCCCTCCACAGAAATTTTATTACTCAGGGCCAATGTTTCGTTACGAAAGGCCACAGGCTGGCCGTCTCAGGCAGTTTTACCAGATAGGGGTGGAGGCCCTCGGCACCGAAGACCCAAAATTAGATGCAGAGGTCTTATCAATGCTAAAACTTCTCTTACAAAGACTTGACCTCAAAGGTCTTTCCTTTGAGATTAATTCCATAGGATGTATCGTGTGCCGTCCTGACTACAGGACATCCCTCAAGGGATTTCTGAAAAATAAGTTGCACCTTTTTTGCGGGGATTGCCAGAAGCGGTATGAAATTAATCCCATGAGAGTCCTTGACTGCAAGGTCCATTCTTGCATAGATGCAAGAGGCGGTGTGCCAAGAATAACTGAATACCTCTGTGATGATTGCAGAGAACACTTTGAATCTGTAAAAAAACATCTAAATACCCTGCGTATCCCTTATTCAATAAATCCTGATATGGTAAGAGGCCTCGATTATTACACAAAAACGACTTTTGAAGTGACTGCATCCTCTCTCGGTGCACAAAAGGCAGTAGCAGCCGGGGGACGTTATGACGGGCTTGTGGAGGACTTCGGTGGGCCCAGTACCCCTGGCATAGGTTTCGCACTCGGCATGGAAAGGATTGTAAGCCTGCTTAAAGATGGTCTCAGAAAGATAGAGCCCTCCCCCCTTTTCATAGCATCCCATGGAAAAGAGGCATCAGAGGCGGCCCTGACACTCGCAGAGGGGTTGAGAAGTAAGGGGTTAGTGGTAGAAATCTCTTATGAAGACGCCTCCCTTCGAAGCCAGTTGCGAAAGGCTGATAACATAGGGGCAAAATATGTCCTGATCTTAGGCGAAGAAGAGCTCAAAAAAGGTAAAATAATCTTAAGGGACATGGAAACCAAAAAACAGAAGGAAATACCGATTAAAGAAATAGATAAATTTCTCTCAGGGAGTTATGAATAA
- a CDS encoding DivIVA domain-containing protein, producing the protein MRITPLDIQQKQFPVRFRGFDVEEVDSFLELIREELEEILRENVSLRENVRRLDEQLKEYKGMESAFKNTLISTQEMVEEYKNNIKKDAELIRKEAELEAEKIIRGAQNKVIKIHEDITDLKGIRRHFKEELRRLIESHLRMIDFDEEEREEKTPGEV; encoded by the coding sequence ATGCGAATAACTCCGCTGGATATACAGCAAAAACAGTTCCCTGTAAGATTCAGGGGCTTTGATGTGGAGGAGGTTGATTCATTCCTTGAACTTATAAGGGAGGAGCTGGAAGAAATTTTAAGGGAAAACGTCTCGTTGAGGGAAAATGTAAGAAGGCTTGATGAACAACTAAAAGAATACAAGGGCATGGAGTCAGCCTTTAAAAATACTTTAATCTCAACACAGGAAATGGTGGAAGAATACAAAAACAACATAAAAAAAGATGCAGAACTCATCAGGAAAGAAGCAGAACTTGAAGCTGAAAAAATAATAAGAGGAGCTCAGAATAAGGTCATCAAGATTCATGAGGACATAACAGACCTGAAGGGTATAAGGAGACACTTTAAGGAAGAGCTCAGGAGGCTCATAGAGAGTCATCTCAGGATGATTGATTTTGACGAAGAAGAAAGAGAGGAAAAAACCCCAGGTGAGGTTTAA
- a CDS encoding YggT family protein produces the protein MFILANLLIAVAKILDIVLWVYMWIIIIAALISWVSPDPYNPIVRFLYAVTEPVLRPIRRLIGIKIGIDISPLIAILIILFIKYFLIHSMIEFAYKIK, from the coding sequence ATGTTTATACTCGCCAATCTGTTAATAGCTGTAGCAAAGATACTCGATATTGTGCTGTGGGTCTACATGTGGATTATTATAATTGCTGCCCTTATAAGCTGGGTAAGCCCTGACCCCTATAACCCCATTGTGCGGTTTCTGTATGCAGTAACAGAGCCTGTGCTCAGGCCTATAAGGAGACTTATTGGAATAAAGATTGGCATTGACATTTCCCCTCTGATTGCCATCCTTATAATCCTTTTCATTAAATACTTTTTGATACATTCTATGATAGAATTTGCATATAAAATAAAGTAG
- the proC gene encoding pyrroline-5-carboxylate reductase, with product MRIGFIGGGNMAEALIKGIVSSRQSAVSSLLVSEPREDRRKYLQQTYGVKTTGSNKDVASSCNIIILAIKPQNMAAVLDEISDLVTDEKTVVSVAAGIAFSYLQSKLKTKKLIRVMPNTPALIQEGISVMSMCECISDKDIMAVRDILMSVGRLLVLPEKYMDAVTALSGSGPAFISFFVEAMIEGGVKMGLSRDNTIELVIQTFIGTAKLLDTGMSPEKLREMVTSPGGTTEAGLKVFNEQRFKDTVISAIEAATNRAKELGNKRG from the coding sequence ATGAGAATTGGCTTTATAGGCGGCGGGAACATGGCAGAGGCATTGATTAAAGGAATAGTCAGCAGTCGGCAGTCGGCAGTCAGCAGTCTTTTAGTATCGGAACCGAGAGAAGACAGAAGAAAATATCTCCAGCAGACTTATGGCGTAAAAACAACAGGGTCTAATAAAGATGTCGCCTCTTCGTGCAACATAATAATCCTTGCGATTAAGCCCCAGAATATGGCGGCAGTACTTGATGAGATATCAGATTTGGTAACAGATGAAAAGACAGTGGTATCAGTAGCTGCTGGAATTGCATTTTCATATCTCCAATCAAAGCTCAAAACAAAAAAACTCATACGGGTAATGCCCAATACGCCTGCACTCATCCAGGAGGGGATATCTGTTATGTCAATGTGTGAATGCATCTCTGATAAAGATATTATGGCGGTAAGAGATATTTTAATGTCAGTAGGAAGACTCCTTGTGCTTCCTGAAAAATACATGGATGCTGTAACTGCCCTTTCAGGAAGCGGGCCTGCGTTTATTTCATTCTTTGTAGAGGCAATGATAGAGGGTGGTGTAAAAATGGGACTTAGCAGGGATAATACTATAGAGCTTGTGATACAGACGTTCATCGGCACAGCAAAACTCCTCGATACAGGCATGTCTCCTGAAAAACTCAGAGAGATGGTAACATCTCCCGGAGGCACTACAGAAGCAGGACTTAAGGTGTTTAATGAACAAAGGTTTAAGGATACTGTTATATCTGCAATTGAAGCAGCAACGAATAGAGCAAAGGAGCTTGGGAATAAAAGGGGTTAA
- a CDS encoding YggS family pyridoxal phosphate-dependent enzyme: MELKEALFLVRKRIAEAARRAGRDQKGIRLVAVTKNVEIQRIIQAINSGVNILGESRVQEAQKKVTSNELRVTSGRIEWHLIGHLQTNKANIAVQLFDLIHSIDSIHLAQELNKHARRIGKIQPILVQVKLSEEATKYGVSEEGLMEIIETVSNMENLKLEGLMTIPPFFEESEKARPYFRRLRELKEELNNRGFALNELSMGMSGDFEVAIEEGATMVRVGTAIFGERTQKNKTPDH, translated from the coding sequence ATGGAGCTAAAAGAAGCCCTCTTTCTTGTAAGAAAGAGAATTGCCGAAGCAGCCCGCAGGGCTGGAAGAGACCAGAAAGGTATCAGGTTAGTAGCAGTTACCAAAAACGTTGAAATTCAGAGGATTATACAGGCCATTAATTCTGGAGTAAATATCCTGGGCGAAAGCAGGGTTCAAGAGGCACAGAAGAAAGTGACGAGTAACGAGTTACGAGTTACGAGTGGCAGGATAGAATGGCATCTGATAGGACATTTACAGACAAATAAAGCAAATATTGCAGTCCAATTATTTGATTTAATCCATTCCATTGATTCCATACATCTGGCACAGGAGCTAAATAAACATGCCCGGAGGATAGGTAAAATTCAACCTATCCTCGTGCAGGTAAAACTTTCGGAAGAAGCGACAAAGTATGGAGTATCAGAAGAAGGGCTTATGGAGATTATTGAGACGGTGAGTAATATGGAAAATCTAAAACTCGAAGGGCTGATGACAATTCCACCATTTTTTGAAGAATCCGAGAAGGCAAGGCCCTATTTTAGAAGGCTCAGAGAACTTAAAGAAGAACTAAATAACAGAGGTTTTGCCCTTAATGAGTTATCCATGGGCATGTCCGGTGACTTTGAAGTAGCAATCGAAGAAGGGGCCACTATGGTGAGGGTCGGCACAGCAATTTTTGGCGAAAGAACGCAAAAAAATAAAACCCCGGACCACTAA
- a CDS encoding insulinase family protein: MKSGSRGNFPYKLIALKILFVLFLFPLTISAQSESTRTGTIKEEVLPNGLKVIVIEDHNAPVATFQIWYRVGSRNEYIGKTGLSHLLEHMMFKGTRKYGTKSFSKIVQRAGGVDNAFTTKEYTAYYQKLASDRIDLSIELESDRMQNLIMNERETLAERNVVMEERRMRYEDDPQRLVYEEVVAAAFKNHPYRWPVIGWMPDIGGITRDELWDYYRTYYTPNNAVVIVAGNVKAEIIIEKINNAFSHIPRGPEPTNTKISEPSQRGERRIYVKKEAELPYVIAAYKVPNILDKDSYALEVMESVLSGGKSARIYKSLIYEKQLCQSAGAGYEGLYRDPFLFYLYGTAAPGKSIEDVEQALYAEVEKIKQKPPSEREVQKAKNQLEAAFIMGQDSISFQVRVIGMFEMIESWRLKDLYIEGIRKVTPEDVQAVARKYLVEDQRTVGILIPIKVRSEK; encoded by the coding sequence ATGAAATCCGGATCTCGCGGCAATTTTCCTTACAAATTAATAGCACTAAAAATCCTTTTTGTTTTATTTCTGTTTCCTTTAACCATCTCCGCCCAGTCGGAATCGACCCGTACCGGTACGATAAAGGAAGAAGTACTCCCCAATGGCCTGAAGGTTATTGTTATTGAAGATCACAATGCCCCTGTTGCGACATTTCAGATATGGTACCGCGTTGGTTCAAGGAATGAATATATCGGCAAAACAGGTCTGAGTCATCTCCTGGAGCACATGATGTTTAAGGGTACCCGCAAATATGGGACAAAGAGTTTTTCAAAAATCGTTCAAAGGGCAGGTGGTGTTGACAATGCTTTTACCACAAAAGAGTACACTGCTTATTATCAAAAACTCGCCTCGGACAGGATTGACCTTTCTATAGAGCTTGAGTCTGACAGGATGCAGAACCTCATTATGAATGAAAGAGAGACCCTCGCCGAAAGAAATGTAGTTATGGAAGAGCGAAGAATGAGGTATGAGGATGACCCGCAGAGGCTTGTATATGAAGAAGTTGTGGCTGCTGCCTTTAAAAATCATCCTTACAGGTGGCCTGTAATCGGCTGGATGCCTGATATAGGTGGCATTACACGGGATGAATTATGGGATTACTACCGCACATATTATACCCCGAATAATGCTGTTGTCATTGTGGCCGGGAATGTAAAAGCTGAAATTATAATTGAGAAAATAAATAATGCCTTTAGCCATATCCCAAGAGGGCCAGAGCCCACCAACACTAAGATAAGTGAGCCGTCTCAGAGGGGCGAGAGGCGGATATATGTGAAAAAAGAGGCTGAACTGCCTTATGTAATAGCAGCATATAAGGTGCCCAACATCCTCGATAAAGACAGTTATGCCCTTGAGGTCATGGAATCGGTCCTTTCAGGCGGCAAGAGTGCCAGGATTTATAAAAGCCTGATTTATGAGAAACAGCTATGCCAGTCAGCCGGCGCAGGTTATGAGGGGCTTTACAGAGACCCTTTCCTTTTTTATCTTTATGGGACTGCAGCACCCGGTAAATCCATAGAGGATGTAGAGCAGGCATTATACGCAGAGGTTGAAAAGATTAAGCAGAAACCCCCTTCAGAAAGGGAAGTTCAGAAAGCAAAAAACCAACTCGAGGCTGCTTTTATTATGGGACAGGACTCCATTTCTTTTCAGGTCAGGGTCATAGGAATGTTCGAGATGATTGAAAGCTGGAGGTTGAAAGACCTGTACATCGAAGGTATAAGAAAAGTTACGCCAGAAGATGTTCAGGCTGTTGCAAGAAAATATCTTGTAGAAGACCAGAGAACAGTGGGAATATTAATACCGATAAAAGTGAGAAGTGAGAAGTGA
- a CDS encoding insulinase family protein produces MKSEKLKDCRAVVIDYRLFLSLLFAVYCLLSAVFPAYALDVKREALPNGLTLLVVEKRNLPVVMVTVGIKAGTLMEPEEKAGLSNLTAELLTEGTRNRTSAQISEEIEFVGASLDSSGGDDYITVALSVLKKDIELGFSILSDIIVNPNFPETELNRKKALIKGSIKAQEEEPGAVASKAFKKAIFGNHPYGRPVEGAVETLDALTREDIVSFHSRYYVPNDSVMAVVGDISSDEVKSLMAKYFDRWKPQKLDSPQSRVATTLPHSPEPLKGRKVIKINRDLTQANIIMGHLGIKRDNPDYYAVSIANYILGSGGFASRLMQNIRDEKGLAYDVHSFFTTNKEKGAFQVGVQTKNESANAVVAEILKEIKRIREEPISDTELQDARAYLTGSFPLRIDTSRKIADFLVAVEYYGLGLDYIDKYKDYINAVTKDDVLRVAKKYLDPERFALIIVADQEKASLKY; encoded by the coding sequence GTGAAAAGTGAAAAGTTAAAGGACTGCCGAGCCGTGGTTATTGATTATCGACTATTTTTATCCTTACTGTTTGCTGTTTACTGTTTACTGTCTGCTGTCTTTCCTGCCTATGCGCTTGACGTAAAAAGAGAAGCCCTTCCCAACGGCCTTACTTTGCTTGTTGTTGAAAAACGAAATTTACCTGTTGTTATGGTTACTGTTGGTATTAAGGCAGGAACACTTATGGAACCTGAGGAAAAGGCAGGGCTCTCAAACCTTACAGCAGAGTTGCTCACAGAGGGCACAAGAAACAGGACGTCTGCCCAGATAAGCGAGGAAATAGAGTTTGTCGGAGCCTCTCTCGATAGTTCTGGCGGAGACGATTATATTACCGTTGCCCTCTCTGTGCTGAAAAAAGATATTGAACTAGGCTTCTCCATTCTTTCAGATATAATTGTGAATCCGAATTTCCCTGAAACAGAATTAAACAGGAAAAAGGCACTTATTAAGGGAAGCATCAAGGCTCAGGAGGAGGAGCCTGGTGCAGTTGCCTCAAAGGCATTCAAGAAAGCCATATTCGGCAATCACCCTTATGGCAGGCCTGTCGAAGGCGCTGTAGAGACTCTTGATGCCCTGACAAGGGAAGATATTGTCAGTTTCCATTCACGCTATTATGTGCCGAACGATTCCGTAATGGCTGTTGTGGGCGATATATCCTCAGATGAAGTGAAATCATTGATGGCAAAATATTTTGACCGGTGGAAGCCGCAAAAACTTGACTCACCTCAGTCACGAGTCGCAACGACTTTACCCCACTCCCCTGAGCCTCTTAAAGGGCGCAAGGTCATAAAGATAAACAGAGATCTGACTCAGGCAAATATCATCATGGGACACCTTGGAATAAAGAGGGATAACCCTGATTATTATGCAGTGTCAATAGCGAACTACATCCTCGGTTCTGGAGGGTTTGCATCGAGGCTCATGCAGAATATCCGTGATGAAAAAGGGCTTGCCTACGATGTCCACAGCTTTTTTACTACCAACAAAGAAAAGGGTGCCTTTCAGGTTGGAGTTCAGACAAAGAACGAATCAGCAAACGCTGTAGTCGCTGAGATATTAAAAGAGATAAAAAGGATAAGAGAGGAACCGATCTCTGATACAGAGCTTCAAGATGCCAGGGCATATCTTACAGGGAGTTTTCCGTTGAGAATAGATACTTCTCGGAAAATAGCCGATTTTCTTGTGGCTGTAGAGTATTATGGCCTTGGCCTGGATTATATTGATAAATATAAAGATTATATTAATGCAGTCACAAAGGACGATGTCCTGAGGGTTGCAAAGAAATATCTCGACCCTGAGAGGTTTGCCCTAATTATTGTTGCCGACCAGGAAAAAGCATCACTGAAATATTAA